The sequence below is a genomic window from Lentimicrobium saccharophilum.
GTCCAGCTTACTTATTCCTTCCAACACCCTAGAGCCCATTTCAAACCGTAACTTTTCAACAATACGTAATATTTATTAACAAAAGGCCTGATTTGCTTGACATTTCAGGTTTTTTAGTGTTACTTTGATATTACGTAAATACGTTACATTATGGTTTTACATCCAGAGTGGGCAACCCGCCACAAACGTAAAGGAACTGAGCTTAGACTGCTCAACGGTCATTACTACCTCTATGAGGTTAGCAGTAAATGGAACCCGGAGAAAAAGAGACCCCAAAAGATTACTGGAAAACTCCTGGGAAAGATTACTGAGGAAGACGGTTTTGTTATGTCCGATAAAGACCGGCTTCGAACAAAAGAACCCATGATTTCTCACCTCTCGGTTAAGGAATATGGAGTTACTCATTTTATTACAGAGATATTGGAGCAATATCCAAAACTTCTGCAAAAACACTTCCCCTTACATTGGCAAACGATCATGGCTCTTGCCTATGGCCGGATACTTCACCAGGCGCCATTAAAAAACATGGCATTTCATTTTCAACACAGCTTTTTATCCGAGCTATATACAGATACAACTCTGTCAGCCAAAGAACTTGGATGGGTTTTGCGTGAACTTGGCAATAGCCGAAGCGATATTGTGGCGTTTTTCAGAGAATTTAGCAAAGCCAACGACTGTATTCTGTTTGATGGCACCGACATTAATTCGTGCTCGGAAAAGATTGGCATAAATAAGAATGGAAAGAGCAAAAAAGGGACTTACGACAAACTTATCAACCTGATGTTTGTCTTCTCAGTTGGACAGCAGTTGCCAATATATTACCGGATCACACCAGGAAACATAAAAGATGTGAAGTCCTTCAAACTCTGCCTGAAGGAGAGTGGGGTAAAAGATGCCGTGATAATTGCTGATAAAGGGTTTTATTCCGAGAACAACGTTAATCAGTTGTATGGCGAAGGGCTAAAATTTATAATCCCCCTCAAACGTGATAGTTTGCGGATTGATTATTCAAAGATCAAGCAGACAGATAAACAGATTTTTGACAACTATTTCAAATTCGAAGACAGGTTTATCTGGCATTACACCATTCAATCAGGGCAATTCAATACAGTTGTTTATTTGGATCCGGAGTTGAAAACGAGAGAAGAACGTGATTTTCTTGACCGCATAGAAACATGCCCTAAAAAATTTACCATTGAGAAATTCCATCAAAAACAACACACTTTTGGTACCATCTCCTTACTGAACAACCTGGAGAAAACCCCTAAAGAAATTTATGAAGACTATAAGAGCCGCGACCAAATCGAACTGATGATAGATACGTTGAAAAATGTTGTCGAAGCAGATAGAAGTTATATGCAGGACGAGCAAGCCCTTGAAGGCTGGATGTTTATCAACTACATCAGTTTGCACTGGTACTACAAGTTATTCCACCTGCTCATCAAGAACAATCTCAACAAAGTGTATTCCCCGGCTGACTTTCTGAAAATACTAACCGAAGTGCGCAAAGTAAAAATCAACGAATCGTGGCATAATGCCGAGATCACACGGAAAACCGCTGACCTGATCGGAAAAATTGGTGTGCATATTACGTAACTAAGAAAAGTTACGGTTCAAACCTGTGCAACACCTGTCCGGTTACGGCATCATCGATGCGGAGTTCAGGAAATTTGCCCCAGCTTACCACGCCCATGTATTTCCCTTCATGACTTTTGCGAAAAGCCGGTTCATAATTCGAATTGGACGGGAAAACTGTACGGGTACTTTTAAAATTCACAGCATCGATCACACTGATAAAATTTTGCCGGCCGCTGGCAGCTGTGGCTGCTTTGGTATACGGAATACTCAGGCAATAAAGTTCCCTCCCGTCGGCCGACCACTCCAGCCGGTATACATTATCATAATATTCATTTACAGTAGCGACAAACGTGAAATCGGAAGCATTGTACACAGAAATAAGTTGCTTGAATTTAAGATTAAATTTCAGCGCTTTAGGGTTCTTCCTGAACTGGGGGTCGTTTTTAAGATATGCTTCCGCCGGCCGGTGCGACACAGCTATATATCTCCCATCAGGACTGATTTCCAAGCTATTGGTTGCATCCTTAATGGTTCTCCTTTCCACAATTCTTCCCGTGCTGAGCTCATAAAATTCCAGAACATCATTGGCGAGGGCAACCGCAAGTCGTTCATCAGGTGTGATCTTTACATCATGATATTTCTCAAGCCGCAATACCCGTTCACCGCTTGCAGCGTCAATCACCTCAAAATTCACCTCACGGTCACGATTCGGTGAGAAATCCAGATAATATAACTGCTGAAGCAAAAGATACCTGCCATTTGAAGACCAGTTCACCCTGGCTCCGGCATACCAGTTACCTACATCAAACTGCCTGATTATCGAGCGATTGCGAAAGTCATAAATATACAACGGAAACCCTTGTGTACATGCAATGGCCAGCAACCGCTGATCAGGCGACATGGCCAGGCCCGAATGAATGAACCGGTTATCCGAAACTTTGAACTTTTCGTAATCCGCGTTGATATGCTGGGCTGACGCTTCAGCCAAAGCTATGGCCAATAGCAAAAACAGTCCGGTACGTATGTAGGGTAAAGTATATCGCATAAATTGACTTAATTCAACGGCCAATTATAACAAAGTTAAATGCTTTGAGTTTCTTCCGGCATTACGATCGTTCTGGGTTTAATTAGCCCAATAATAAGTTATGAAGGTAATGCAGCCGGAAGGTCGTAAAACACACAAATACATACATTTGATTTACAGAGTTTTAATAAAATTATTGCGGGTCCGTAATGATTAAATTCGGATTGAAGTTTTCGGTTTGAAGAAAAACAGTACAAAAAAAATCCGTAGTGTTCGGTAATAAAATACCTAACAATACGGATATGAAGGTTACAAAGGGCAGGATCAGTGGACTCTCCCTGCAGGCTGTAATCTGAAATTGCTTAAAATGAAGCCCGCAAAGCTATGATAAAATTGCGTCCCGGGGCACTGATCCCTGAAGCAAACGGACGATAAAGCTGATCGGTGATATTCTCCACTCCAGCATTCAGGGTAAAATTCCTGTTAATATACCAGGCTGCCTTGAAATTCAGGGTAGCCCAGGCGGGAACATAAGGATTGCCATTCCCGTCTTTTGCATAGGGTGTAGCATCGGTCCTTTCTGACAGCGGAAGATCTTCGTAATCCAGGCCGGCATTATATTCGGCATAAAGATCGAAGCGAAGTTTCGGCAGCTCCCAG
It includes:
- a CDS encoding IS1634 family transposase, with translation MVLHPEWATRHKRKGTELRLLNGHYYLYEVSSKWNPEKKRPQKITGKLLGKITEEDGFVMSDKDRLRTKEPMISHLSVKEYGVTHFITEILEQYPKLLQKHFPLHWQTIMALAYGRILHQAPLKNMAFHFQHSFLSELYTDTTLSAKELGWVLRELGNSRSDIVAFFREFSKANDCILFDGTDINSCSEKIGINKNGKSKKGTYDKLINLMFVFSVGQQLPIYYRITPGNIKDVKSFKLCLKESGVKDAVIIADKGFYSENNVNQLYGEGLKFIIPLKRDSLRIDYSKIKQTDKQIFDNYFKFEDRFIWHYTIQSGQFNTVVYLDPELKTREERDFLDRIETCPKKFTIEKFHQKQHTFGTISLLNNLEKTPKEIYEDYKSRDQIELMIDTLKNVVEADRSYMQDEQALEGWMFINYISLHWYYKLFHLLIKNNLNKVYSPADFLKILTEVRKVKINESWHNAEITRKTADLIGKIGVHIT
- a CDS encoding WD40 repeat domain-containing protein, with translation MRYTLPYIRTGLFLLLAIALAEASAQHINADYEKFKVSDNRFIHSGLAMSPDQRLLAIACTQGFPLYIYDFRNRSIIRQFDVGNWYAGARVNWSSNGRYLLLQQLYYLDFSPNRDREVNFEVIDAASGERVLRLEKYHDVKITPDERLAVALANDVLEFYELSTGRIVERRTIKDATNSLEISPDGRYIAVSHRPAEAYLKNDPQFRKNPKALKFNLKFKQLISVYNASDFTFVATVNEYYDNVYRLEWSADGRELYCLSIPYTKAATAASGRQNFISVIDAVNFKSTRTVFPSNSNYEPAFRKSHEGKYMGVVSWGKFPELRIDDAVTGQVLHRFEP